Within the Oceanidesulfovibrio indonesiensis genome, the region CGCGGGAGGTGACCGATAGCGCGTGGGTGATGGACAGCGGCAGCATTGTCCATCACGGCGAATCGAAAGCGCTGCTCATTGACGACCAGATTGCACAGATTTATTTGGGCGAAATGCCCGTTTAACAACACCAGCCAACATCAGGGAAATACAATGAAAACAGTAAAAATCAGTGCGCTCAGCGCCGCTATTCTGCTCAGCGGTTTTGCCTCAACGGCCACATGGGCCGCTGACGGCGAAACCGTGGTTATCGGCCTGGCGGGCCCGCTCACCGGCCCGTCTGCCCGTATCGGTAAAGATCTGGAGAACGGCGCGCAGCTGGCCATTGACGACATTAACAAGCAGCACCCGACCATCGGCGGCAAAGCGGTGACCTTCAAACTGCAGTCAGAAGACGATCAGTCCGACCCGCGTACCGCCGTGGCCGTCGCGCAGCGTCTGGTGGATAGCG harbors:
- a CDS encoding ABC transporter substrate-binding protein yields the protein MKTVKISALSAAILLSGFASTATWAADGETVVIGLAGPLTGPSARIGKDLENGAQLAIDDINKQHPTIGGKAVTFKLQSEDDQSDPRTAVAVAQRLVDSGVAGVVGHWNTGTSIPAARVYHDAGIAQVALVATGHAYT